The genomic window AGGGCGCGGGCCTCAACGTGCGCCGCGACTTCAATGGCATCGTGGGCCTGGCTGGCCGTCACCTGGTGTGGCCGGTATCGGTGCTGTCACGGTTGCGTGAATTCCTCGCCCGGCGCTGTGTCAGCAACGAGTTGTGGCGCGGCCACGAAGCCTTGGACGCCACCGAGTTCCTGGCCCGCCACGGCGCCTGGCGCGGCCCGTATGACGAGGCCACGCTGTACTTCTTTCTGGACGAATACGCCAAGGACCAGCCCAAGGACCTGATCTCGGTGTTGACCGTGACCGGGGAATGGTTGCGCAATTCTTTAAAGCGCCAGTCCACGCTGGTCGAGAAAAACATCAACGCCCTGGCCGGCCTGCTGCAACTGAACAAGGCCGAACGTGCGCTGCTGCTGTACGGCACGCTGGCACGTTACCAGCGTGACATGCGCAGCATCCTGGTCGAGTTCAAGGTCAACAACGCACCCGAGGCCTACGCAGCCATTGCCGAAGTGGCCGGCGTCAACCCCGACCAAGTGGCCGAAGCCTTGCGTGCGGGCTCCCGGCTGGAACGTATTGGCCTGGTCGAAAACCTGATTTCCGAACACAACATCACCGACCTGGCCGACCTGATGAAGGTCAGCGAAAAGCTGCCGCCGGTGCTGATGCGCCCCTACCGCGACCAGGCCGAGCTGATGGCCGTATTCACGCGCCTGTCGACCAAAAGCGCGCTGGGGCTGGACGACTTTGCCTTTGTCGCCGACGACGCCCAGGTGTTGTGCAACCTGCTGGCCAATGCCGTGGCCCGGCAGGAGGTCGGCATCAATGTGCTGCTGTACGGCCCACCCGGTACCGGCAAAACCGAACTGGCCAAGGTGGTAGCCCAATCGGCCGGCCTGGAACTGTTCGAAGTGGAATACGCTGACCGCGACGGCAACTCACTGAGCGGTCGCGACCGTTACCGCTCGCTGCAAATCGCCCAGGTGTTTCTGAAAGGCAGCTCCCAGGCCGCCCTGCTGTTTGACGAGGTGGAAGACGTGTTCCCCCCCATTTCCAGCGAGGCCGCCCAGTGGATGGCCAGGGCCGACGCCACCGCCGCGCCGCCCAATGGCAGCGTCAGCGGCAAGGCCTGGGTCAACCAGGTGCTGGAATCCAACGTGGTGCCCACCATCTGGGTGACCAACCGCATCGAGCAGATCGACCCGGCCTTCCGGCGCCGTTTTGCTTACCACCTGGAGCTGAAATCACCGCCGCCCGGCGCCCGCGAAGAACTGGTGCGCAAGACGCTGACGGGCGTTGCGGTGTCGGACGCATTTGTAGGCCGCCTGGCCAAGCGCAAAGGCCTGACCCCGGCACAGATCCGGACGGCAGTGCGTTTTGCCGGACTGGCGAGTGCGGAAACACGCGCCACTAACAGCGCGCAAACCGCACTGGAAGCCCTGATTGAGCGGCAACTCAAAAACGCCGACCAGGCCCTGGGCAACCGCGCCGTGGATGGCGCGCGCCTGCTGGCGGCCAGCCACTATGACCCGGCCCTGCTGAACGTGGAAAGCCGG from Rhodoferax sp. AJA081-3 includes these protein-coding regions:
- a CDS encoding ATP-binding protein, whose product is MAKRLLSQPLGGHLIPSPGLLEAPVLDLMCSHFVLTLATRQGAGLNVRRDFNGIVGLAGRHLVWPVSVLSRLREFLARRCVSNELWRGHEALDATEFLARHGAWRGPYDEATLYFFLDEYAKDQPKDLISVLTVTGEWLRNSLKRQSTLVEKNINALAGLLQLNKAERALLLYGTLARYQRDMRSILVEFKVNNAPEAYAAIAEVAGVNPDQVAEALRAGSRLERIGLVENLISEHNITDLADLMKVSEKLPPVLMRPYRDQAELMAVFTRLSTKSALGLDDFAFVADDAQVLCNLLANAVARQEVGINVLLYGPPGTGKTELAKVVAQSAGLELFEVEYADRDGNSLSGRDRYRSLQIAQVFLKGSSQAALLFDEVEDVFPPISSEAAQWMARADATAAPPNGSVSGKAWVNQVLESNVVPTIWVTNRIEQIDPAFRRRFAYHLELKSPPPGAREELVRKTLTGVAVSDAFVGRLAKRKGLTPAQIRTAVRFAGLASAETRATNSAQTALEALIERQLKNADQALGNRAVDGARLLAASHYDPALLNVESRFEIPRMVQALQARGHGTLCFYGPPGTGKTALAEHIATTLAQPLHVRQASDLMGKYVGETEQNMAAMFREAETENAILLLDEADSFLQDRRGAQRSYEVSEVNEMLQGMERFHGIFICTTNLMDRIDQAALRRFTFKIQFKPLTRVQRLALFVTEACAGDADRLDRDLEKRLAALDQLCVGDFSAVKRQNAILDAHLEPAEFLEQLEAEHRIKPEVRETRGIGFVH